CGGCCGGCAAGGATGCCCGCCAGGCGGTCGTCGGCCACCGGCTGGCTCTCCAGGAAGATCTGGCCGGCCCGATCGATGGACAGAACCACCAGCTGCTCGACGGAGATCTCCGCCGGCGCCGCGGTCACCTGGGGCAGCCGCACGTCGATGCCTTCCTGGGTGACGAACGAGCTGGTGAGCAGGAAGAAGATGAGGAGCAAAAAGATGAGATCGGTCATGGAGACGAAGGTCAGGGTCGGCTGCCGCACCCGCCGCGGGGGAAAGCGCATCATGGCTGCGCCTCCGGAGGATCCTCGTCGTTCCCGCCAGGGCCGCGGGCCGGCCGCTCGCGGCGGCCGGCCGCCCAGGCCTTGAGATAGGCCACGGCCACCTCTTCCAGGCCGATCTGCACCCCCCGCAGCCTGCTCTCGAGAAAGCTCACCATGAGCACCAGGGGGATGGCCACCATGAGGCCGAAGGCGGTGGTGAGCATGGCCTCCCAGATGCCGCCGGCCAGCACCGCGGCATTCACCCGGCCACCCATGTTCTGCAGCACCTGAAAGGCCTGGATCATGCCGGTGACGGTGCCGAGAAAGCCAAGGAGCGGCGCCAGGCTGCTCAGGAGAGTCAGAGTGCCGAAGTGACGGGTCAGAAGCTTGATCTCCCGGTCAACGCCGTGGGCGAGGATGGTCTCCAGGGTCTCGCGGTCGGCGGCGCCCAGGGCGAGCGCCTCCCGGAGCAGCCGCTCGCAGGGCCCTTCCGGGTGGTCCTGACTGTCCAGCAGAGAGACGGCCCGCTCCGGCGCGCGGTCGGCCACCAGATGGCAGACCGCCCGTACAGTGTGCTCCCGGATACGGGCCGCCCGCAGCCGGCCAAAGCGCTCAAAGAAGATGGTGGTGCCAACCAGGGAACAGGCCAGGATCGGCCACATGATCCAGCCGCCCAGCCAGAACAGCTCCAGCATCCTCCCCCTCCTCAGCTCAGGGACACCTGCAGGGATCCGGCGACGCCCGCGCCGCGCCAGACGCCGTCGTCTCTACCATCCCGCATTCCGCAGCCGGAAAGCAAGCCGGGACTGCGCTGCCGGCCTGATCCTTGGCCGGCGGCAGGCGATCGTGGTACCCTGGTGCCCGTGGCCGGCGCCCCTCCGGCGCCGCCGCAGCGCAAGAGTATGCCATGCCCGCCGCACCGGCCAGCCGGCCTTTGCCTCCGATGGACGAGGCGGCCAGCCCGTCACCGACTGAGCCGGCCGGCCCGCACCGCCGGGGGATGAATCCCCCGGCTACCCGGGGCTGCTCTCGCTTGCGCGAGGCTTGGAAAAGGCCTGCAGCCCCGGCCGACTGATGGGTTGCGGCTGTCGCCTCCACGCATCCTACGCCTCTGCAAGGCCACGGCGTGGCGTCGCCTCATGGGGAGGCCGGGGCGGCGGAGCAACAAAAGGAGGACCGATCATGAAGAAGCTCTTCCGCTATGCCGTGGCCGGGCTCGCCGTCGGCCCCTTCATCCTCTTCGTCCAGATCGGCCGCTTCCTGGTGGGCAAGGAACGGGCCGTGGCCCTGTGCGGCCCGTATGGCACCGCCCTGGCCAAGGCCTTCCTGGCGATCATCCTGCCCCGTATCGAGCGGCCGGAGGAATTCCCTCGCCTCGTCGCCGGCGCCAAGGCCCGCTTCTGGCTCTGGCAGCCCCTCTATGACTTCGAGGTCCGGCAGGACAACGACGACACCCTGGAGCTCGCCATCTGGAACTGCCCATTCTGCGAGCTTCTGTCCCTGGCCGGCGTTCCCGAGCTCAACCGGCATGTCTGCCAGGGGGACTGGGAATTCGCCCAGGACAACCAGGACAAATGGGTCTTCGCCAGGACCCGGGAGATCGGCAAGGGGGATCCGTACTGCAACCATACCTACCGGCGTCTGACTCCGCAGCCACCGGCTGCGCCCTGACCAACCCTCCACTCCAACCCTTTAAGGAGCGCCAAATGAGCACCTACATCATCCATCCCATCGTCGTTGGCACCAAGATCTTTGACAAGGGCATGATGACCCTGCAGCACGACTACGGCAAGGAGTACACCATCCCCATCTACAGCTGGTACCTGGAAGGGGGTGACAAGAAGATCCTGGTGGATACCGGCCTCATGGGGGTGATCCAGTCCCCGGACCGGGAGAAGGCCATCGGCGGCAGGATCTACACCTTCGAGGAAGGCCTGGCCCGCTTCGGCCTCACCCCGGACGATATCGACATCGTCATCCACACCCATCTCCACAACGACCACTGCGAGAACGACTTCAAATGCGGCAAGGCGGTCTTCTACGCCCACGAGCTGGAGCTGGCCACCGCCTACAACCCCCATCCCCTGGACTTCCGCTACATGGCCGAATTCATCGAAGAGCTGGACCAGGCCGGCCGCTTCATCCATATCAAAGAGGACCAGGAGATTCAGCCCGGCATCCGGGTGGTGCACACCCCGGCCCACACCCCGGGGGGCCTCACCGTCCTGGTGGAGACCACGGCCGGCATTGCTGCCATCACCGGCTTTTGTGTCATCATGGAGAACCTCGACCCCCCCAAGGCCATCCGGGCCATGGAGATGGAGGTGATCCCGCCCGGCACCAACATCGACCCGAAGCTGGCCTACGACCAGATGCTGCGGGTCAAAAGCATGGCCCAGATCCTCCTCCCCCTCCACGAGCCCCGCTTCGCTGCCATGGAGTCGATCCCGGCCGCCTGAGCGGCCGCCATCGCCGGGGATCCGGATGCCTGCCCCGGATCCCCGGTCTCCGTTTGCCGGCGGCTGAAGCTCCAGCTGGTCGTCCGGGGAGCTACCCCACCGCCAAGGGGCCAGGAGAAGACATGAGCGCGACCTACCCCTTCGCCCGCTCAAGAGGGCTCCCATGCTGAAGGGCGAATTGCTTGAGGTGATTGCCAACGGAGAGAGCTCGGGCGT
This portion of the Thermodesulfobacteriota bacterium genome encodes:
- a CDS encoding MotA/TolQ/ExbB proton channel family protein, with translation MLELFWLGGWIMWPILACSLVGTTIFFERFGRLRAARIREHTVRAVCHLVADRAPERAVSLLDSQDHPEGPCERLLREALALGAADRETLETILAHGVDREIKLLTRHFGTLTLLSSLAPLLGFLGTVTGMIQAFQVLQNMGGRVNAAVLAGGIWEAMLTTAFGLMVAIPLVLMVSFLESRLRGVQIGLEEVAVAYLKAWAAGRRERPARGPGGNDEDPPEAQP
- a CDS encoding N-acyl homoserine lactonase family protein — encoded protein: MSTYIIHPIVVGTKIFDKGMMTLQHDYGKEYTIPIYSWYLEGGDKKILVDTGLMGVIQSPDREKAIGGRIYTFEEGLARFGLTPDDIDIVIHTHLHNDHCENDFKCGKAVFYAHELELATAYNPHPLDFRYMAEFIEELDQAGRFIHIKEDQEIQPGIRVVHTPAHTPGGLTVLVETTAGIAAITGFCVIMENLDPPKAIRAMEMEVIPPGTNIDPKLAYDQMLRVKSMAQILLPLHEPRFAAMESIPAA
- a CDS encoding L-2-amino-thiazoline-4-carboxylic acid hydrolase, translated to MKKLFRYAVAGLAVGPFILFVQIGRFLVGKERAVALCGPYGTALAKAFLAIILPRIERPEEFPRLVAGAKARFWLWQPLYDFEVRQDNDDTLELAIWNCPFCELLSLAGVPELNRHVCQGDWEFAQDNQDKWVFARTREIGKGDPYCNHTYRRLTPQPPAAP
- a CDS encoding biopolymer transporter ExbD, which produces MMRFPPRRVRQPTLTFVSMTDLIFLLLIFFLLTSSFVTQEGIDVRLPQVTAAPAEISVEQLVVLSIDRAGQIFLESQPVADDRLAGILAGRLALKDTRTVLVRADQGVVYHRVVAAMDLARRAGADQLLLATERRAASGP